DNA from Dissulfurirhabdus thermomarina:
TACGACCCGGCGGCGGGGCGGTACCTGACGCCGGATCCGATTGGACTGGCTGGGGGGATCAATCGGTATGCGTATGTCCAGAATGATCCTTTACGGTTTATCGATCCATTAGGCCTGGCGTATTTCGCAAAACGACCGCTTTCTGGAATGTCTTGGATGGGTCCGGGTTCGTGTAATTCGATCGATGATTTCTTCAATACTGAGATTTCACACGAACAGCTATTTTTTGAGGACGGAAAAAGCCCATCGAATATCGGCTTCTTTGACGATGGCACTTTGAAGTCGGAACCTAACCCAACTGGTTACCGCTGCCGCTCCGGGAAATACAACGATTGCATTATGCGCAAGGCGTTTGCTAATGTGGGACCACTTCCGTCGTATTGCCTTATCGGGAGAAACTGCCAGACGTGGGCGGAACGTGTGAGAGAGGAATACGCGCGCCTCGCACAAGACCCGCAAGTTCAGAAGGAATGCCAGGAGTGTAAACAATGATTGTCTCGTATATTATTTTTTTCGCTCTTGGCGTTGTTGCGTTTTTTTTGATGGCGAAATTTGGTCTGAAGATAAGGCTCGCGGTTGCTCTTGCTGTTTTTTTGATCCCATCAGTTGTTCTGACGGTATGGGTTGTTAGGACGGGGGACAAGTCACCGCCAGATGCGGTGACGATCGTTCCAAAACATTCCGAGTCATCTGGCGAGACTGATTCGAAGGATTAAAATCAGCGAGCTGTCGGCGCCCCCCTATATTGGGGCCTTAGGGGACGCGTAGTTTTACGATCTTGACACAGCGGGAGGCATGGCATCAGGAACCTGTGAGCGGTTGAAAATCCATTCACAGGAGGTCGCCCGGGATGCCATGCCGCCTGCAGAAGGAGGAGATCGTGACACTGCAAGTCCTTGACGCAAAAGGGAAATCCAAGGCGGAGTACGAGGCCTTCGGCCGGGCGCACGTGGCCCCGGCCGCCCGGGCAACTTGCAACCTGCGCTTTCCCGGCCAGTACTTTGACCAGGAGACGGGCCTCCACTACAACTGGCACAGGTATTATGATCCGAGTACGGGGAGGTACCTCACACCCGACCCTATCGGCTTAAACGGAGGTATGAATTTATTCCTCTATGCAGAGGCCAACCCGATTAACTTCACCGATCCAGAATGGTTAAGAAAATTTGAGCCTCAAAATCCTTCAGGCTGTGAGTATTACAAGAAGCGTTGTGAAGAGGGAGACGATTGCTCAAGAGACGAATACGCTTGTAAAGCATATGACTGTTGTAAGTCTTTTGGAGAGAACCCAACTTCTAACTGTATAAGAGGATGCTTGATTGCTTTTGACAAAAGAAACTGTGCCCACCTTGAAGGAGAGGCGAGGAAGCGATGCCGAAGGCTTGCGCACTGGGACTGTTATGATAGGTGCTTAGGTCATGGAAAAGGCTTAAAAGGTCTAATAACAGGCCCCCCGACACAATGTCTTGATGCCATGGATGAAGTAGGGGGCATGGGTTTCTGATATGAAAAGTATTTTACTCATTGTTACCATCCTTTTGGTTTGTGGCTTCGTATTTCTTTGTAATCGCGCTCAAAAATCTGACTTAAAAATAGGAGCCTTCTCATTCCTTGTCATTGGCATGTTGATTGGCCTTCTTGGTGGTTTTCAGATTTTTTGGGGGTTAGACAATACTAAAGGCTGGAATCCATATGGATGGTGGCTACTTGCATCATTCGCCACGACAGTCATAGGTGGGCTTGTAGGAGTTGTAATTTTTGGGAAAATAGCGAAGAAAAAAGCAATTAAATAGTGCAGCTGTTCGGTTTTGATGTTTTAGGCGGTCGAGGAATTTTTCTTCAACCGCCTTGCAGTATCTCAAGTACACCTACAACCTCAGCGATGACGATGTGGTTGTAGGATGGGTGGAAAATCCCTACTGGCAGTATTTGAGCGGCATGCAGTATTTCGAATACGAAGCGCCGATACACCCCTCGAGCATGAGCCGCTGGCGCAAACGCATTGGTGAGGCAGGTGCAGAACAGCTGCTGAAGGAAACCATCGCGGCCGGGCTTAAGCTCAAAGTCGTAAGACCCCATCAGCTCAAACGTGTCAACGTGGACACGACGGTGCAGGAAAAGGACATCCGTTTTCCCACCGATGCCAGGCTGTATCACCGTGCCCGGCGGCGCCTGGTCGATGCAGCCAAGAAGCGGAAGATTCCCCTACGCCAAAACTACAACCGAATTGGCAGAGGTCTTTTTTTTCAGCAAAGCCGTTATGCCCATGCCCGCCAGATGAAACGGGCCGCAAAGTGCATCCGCAAACTGAGAACAATCCTGGGACGTGTCATTCGAGATATCGAAAGAAAATGTTCGCATCCGGATGAACAGCTTCGGTTACTGTTGGACATTGCCAGAAGGATTTTTAACCAGCAGCGGAATGACAAAAACAAGATCTACCTGAAGGAGAAGCGCAAGGCCGGGCTCGTCACCAAACCCCTCACCCCTCCCGAGGCCAAAGGAGGCAAGTGACCCGATTCACCGGCCTGGTCAGCCGAGCGAAGAACCATCGTTGGAAACCGGACATCTCAAATCGGCGTTGACACGATTCCGCTTTACTTCCGGGAGGGCGGGGCGTATCATTTCATCCAGGCGGACCAGCTTGGGACGCCGCGGATGCTGGTGGATGCCACGGGGGTGGTGACGTGGCGGGCGGAGTACGAGGCCTTCGGCCTGGCGCAGATTGAGATTGAGGTGGTCGGGAATAATCTTCGGTTTCCGGGCCAGTACTTTGACCAGGAGACGGGCCTCCACTACAACTGGCACCGCTACTACGACCCGGCGGCGGGGCGGTACCTGACGCCGGATCCGATTGGACTGGCTGGGGGCATTAACCTCTTTGCTTACGTCCAAAATAATCCGGTTAATTTTACTGATCCTTATGGGTTGTGGCCTTTCGGTTTGCCTGGCAAAAGCGATGCCTTAAAAAATGGTTCATCTTGGGTAGATTACTATCTGCCTGGAATGGATAAGACACAGCAACAAAAAATCGTTAATGAAGTGGTGGATGAACTTGGCTGGAAGGATGTTAAAAATGGATTGAATAAATTTGGTAAAGACTTTCAACCACCGACACCAGACCAACTGAAAGATTTAACATCTGATCAGAAGAAAATCATAGACGATTTTTTTAATAGAATCGATGTGCCTGGCGATATCAAAAATCGTATTCATGATTTACTTTATCCAGAAATTAACGACCAAGGAACTTGTCCGAACTGATGAAACACAATCTGAAAGTATTATTATTGATGTTTATGGCAACGTTCATTGTTGGGTGTGCCATTAGTGAAGATGGAACTTTGCGTGATAGCAAAGGTGTTATTGTGTCCTCTTCTAAAGAGGAGATATCGCAAACGCAAAGAACGCTACTGAATGAGGAGATACCAAACAATCTTCCTGCATCGGCAGAAGGTGGCGTGATCTTTGATGGAAAAGTCATATCTGTTGACATAAATCCTTCGGGCTTATATACGACCTTGTTTGAAGTTGATAGGGTTTTATTCGGTGATTTAAAGGGAGAAAAAAAAGTTGTTGTTCGCTCTCCTTCACCTAATAAGACGGGTATTGACTTCAAAAAAGGTGAAACCTATAGGGTCTTCGCTGTTTATCTTGATGGCTCTTATAGAACATGGGATTGGCTAGGTTCTGTCAAAATTGATAATGGAAATCTGGCTAAATAAAACGTGATGTTTTGGGTTCATCTGGCGGCTAAGATTTCCCATCTTAACCGCCTTTTCTGTTTGGGGAGCCCTTGAGGGCGGAAGGGTTGGTCGGGCGGGTGCTGTAATCAGATAGTGGTTGGCGGATTTTGTGCTTCGCTATGTTGCATAAAATTCCTTATGCTTGAATGCGGCGGCGGTAGCCGTACCGAGCTTACTATCGCATTAAACATATTTTGTGCGCCCGACAGGGGCGGCATCCGATGCGCAGCCGCCGGACATAGCCTGCATAAAAGGATGCCCCAGCTTGATCGGGAGGACATCTCAAATCGGTGTTTTGGGGACAAATAGCATCGGTGCTGACACACGGACGCGGAGGGGAGGCAGGCGGTGCGGTACGACTACGCGGCCTTCGGCGCCCGCCGCCGGCACGGGGGCCGGGTGCGCCAGGCCCTGGTCTTTCCGGGGCAGTACCTGGACGAGGAGACGGGCCTCCACTACAACTGGCACCGCTACTACGACCCGGCGGCGGGGCGGTACCTGACGCCGGATCCGCTGGGGCTGGCCGGGGGGATCAACCTGTATGCGTATGCCCAGAATAATCCGGTCAACTTTGTGGATCCAAGCGGTGAATTCATCGCCACCGGAACAGTAGCTTTTCTTTATTATGTGGCCGTGCCAGTCGCTGTAAGATATGGGCCAACACTATATCGTGTGGCCCAAAGCGCTTACTTGCAATATGCTCCTAACATAAATTTGTTTGCAAAACGTTTATATGACTTAGAAGGTCCAGAAGGACCATCATTCCTTTCTCGATCTTATGAATTAATCAAGGAAGCTGAAGAAAAAGTAAACAAATGGATATCAAGCGAATCGGAATGCTCCCAAAAATAATAGCCTAAAAATATCCCATGCAAAATAATGTAAAAAAGCAAAAGAAACCAGGGAAAGTGATTGTTGATATATTACTGGCATTATTGATTTATTTTTTTTGTATGTTCGGTTTGGTTGTAACGACTATAAAGATTGTACAGCAATGTATTGTTTTGGAACCTATTTATCAAAGGTTGGTTGATTCTCTAAGCTTAAGTCTAGCATCATTTTTTCTAATTAAGCGTTATCCTTTAGAAGAAAAAATTTGTCTATTCGACAAATATCGGATCAAAATATTGATTAAATATGGACTACCTTTTGGTTTGTCGGTGGCAGTTTTAAATTTCCCATATTCATATGTCTACAATGGTGGCACAATTAGTCCTAAAGCGTTTATTGATCCTCAGCAGCATTATGTTTTTATTTTATTTTTCTTGTTTTTTGCTGTTTTTGTGAGTCCCATCATGGAGGAATTATTTATTAGGGGCTGCCTTTTTCGTATATTAAGAACAAAATTTAGCTTTTTTGTGTCTACGCTTGCTTCTACGTGTCTATTTGTTTTTCTGCATAATATATCAAGCCAATATCAATTTATTAGATTGTTTATAATTTCCTTGATGCTTACTTTTTGTTACGAATTTTCCAAAACACTTACGGCAAGCATGATAGCTCATTCTATTGGAAATGGAATTTGGTATGTAATGATATATGGTCATATGTACGGCATAATTTAGATATCTGTTCCTGTTCAATTGATCAGACCAAGCATGTCCATAGAATAGAACTCAAACTGTTCGGTCCCGGATGATTGCGCGCATTTTTGACAAAGATATCGGGCAGTTTCGTCTGGCACCGGTACTACGACCCGCAGACGGGGCGGTACCTGACGCCGGATCCGCTGGGGCTGGCCGGGGGGATCAATCGGTATGCGTATGTCCAGAATGATCCGGTTAACGTCATTGATCCACTGGGACTATGGACATTTACATATAGTGCAGACGGTCATGCTCCGACTGGCCCTTGGCCAGTTGCAGCAGGTGGGACCGCAAGTTCTAAGTTGGTGAATCCGTTAGACGCCTCAGGCAAACTTGAAAGCAGAGGAGTCACTCCAGAGGCGACTGCTGGAGTTTGGGCGGACATCGGTGTTAGTGCCGGTGTGGGAGATTTGAGTGGCACCGGAAATCAAGCTGGACCAACTGTAGGAATAGGTGCTGGCCGATATGGAGGTATTCAATTCACGTTGAGACGGGAATTTGATGAATCAAGATCATGGTATGATCCGTTGAGATATCTTGATGGGGTAAGTGTCGGTCTTGGCATCGGCTTAGGGCTGCCTGTTAACGTTACTGTACCACTTGAATCTAATTGCCTCAAGTAAGGATAAAACAATGGGCGAACAATCAGGAGGCTTTTTCGTTATCAACATTGTATTTTCTTTTGCTCTTGTCGTGGTAGGATTGATGTTCCTTGAAGGAATTTGGCAAGGTAAGGGGTCAGTTGTAAAGTCTTTTTTCAACATTGATAATTGGTTGTTTTCGAAAATTAGTGACAAGAGAATCTTGAAAGCAGGAGATCGGCTAGCATTTATAGTTTGTGTCTTAATGGCTTTGTTTACATTTGCTAACGGTTTGCTATCCATATTTTTGCCTCAAGTCCCTAATGTCAGTGTCGTCTTTCTTTTTATAGGGATCCTGTTAAGCTGGCCAATAAGAATATTTTTTGTCTCCTTGTACAAAAACAAAGAGTACGGGGAAGTCCCGAGAATCTGGCCATTCCCTAAAAAATAAAAAGGGGGCCGGGCGTATTTCTACCACCTGGACGGTCTCGGGACGCCGCTGGCGCTCACGGACGCGGAGGGGAGGCAGGCGGTGCGGTACGACTACGCGGCCTTCGGCGCCCGCCGCCGGCACGGGGGCCGGGTGCGCCAGGCCCTGGTCTTTCCGGGGCAGTACCTGGACGAGGAGACGGGCCTCCACTACAACTGGCACCGGTACTACGACCCGGCGACGGGGCGGTACCTGACCCCGGATCCGGTGGGGCTGGCCGGGGGGATCAACCTGTATGCGTATGTCCAGAATGATCCGGTTAATGCGGTTGATCCGATGGGATTGGCAACATGGACGGGATATTTACACGTAGTCGCTGGTGGTGAAGTTTTTGGTGGGGGACTATTGACGGGTGGTCTGAAATCCGTGTCTCCGGATGGCAAGGTAACAACTGTAGCTATAATTGCGCCCTTGGTTGGTGTCACGGCTGGGCTTCCTGCATCAACTACAGGAGGGAAGGTTACATTTGAGACTCCGGGTACAGCAAATCCAAATGATTTTTCTGGATATGTATCTTTCCTATCAGCAAATGCGGGTTTGGTAACTACAGGTGGCATGTCCTCAATCATGATTGGCAATGCAATTAGTGATGGACCATTTTCGTTTCAATTTGGGTTTGATGCCAGCACTAGTGGCTTTATGGGCTGGTCTTTCCCAATTAGTGGAGGTTGTAAATGAAGCTTGGTTTAGCTCAGGCATTAATGCCATTATTAGTTGGTATTTTCTTTGTAGTTAGTTATTTCCTTTCGGATAAACATTTCTTCTTCGAGTTTATCGCATACCTTCCAATGAAGAGAAAAGGTAGTGTCAAAATAGGATCATTAATTTTCGGTATTATATTTATTCTTATTTCAATTTATAATTTTTATAAATGGTCAAAGTAAGTCTGAGGAAAACCTACAAAGGTTGCCTGGCTTAACAAATGGGTATTTTGAGGCGGTTGAAATTTTTCTCTTTAACCGCCTTTACTTTACGGTTGCGATTCTGCGACCAATAGACGAAAAACAAACCTTTTGCGGCCAGAATTCAACCAATAAGTGCAACACCACCTAGTTTGGTGTCCTGCCACTATGCACTATCACAGAACACCTCAATGGGTGCCTGATAGCCGAGGCACTTCCTGGGGCGCATGTTCAGCTTCCGTTCCACCTCGGCAACCTCCTCATCTGTCACCTGATCGAAATTGGTTCCCTTCGGGAAGTACTGCCGGATCAGGCCGTTCATGTTCTCGTTCGCTCCCCGCTCCCAACTGTGGTAAGGACGGGCAAAGTACACCTTGCAATCCAGCGCCTCAGCAACCCGGGCGTGATAGGCGAACTCCTTGCCATTGTCGAAGGTGATCGTCTCGACCTGGCTGGCCACCGCTGACAGTCGGTCGATGATAGCGGCTGCCGTCTGCTCCGCCGTCGCCCGATTCACTTTCTGGATCACCACCTGACGGCTTTTGCGTTCCACCAGCGTTACCAGGGATGATTGCCTCTTGCCACGGACTGTATCGCCCTCCCAGTCGCCAATACGAGCTCGCTCCTCGACGACCGCTGGCCGTTCCTCAATGCCGACCCGGTCAATGATCCGTCCACGTCGCTCCGGGCTGCCATAGCGCTTGCGGTAGCGTTTGCGCTGGTGCCGAAGGTGCTTGTACAGGTCGCCTCCCGCCTCTTGGTCGCGCTGAATATGACGATAGATCCATTCATGGCTGACCAACGGATAGCCCGCTGCTCTGGCGTATCCTGCGATCTGCTCTGGACTCCAGTCTTCTCTCAGCCGAGCCTCGATCCACGCGATCAGTTCCGGTATCCGCTTGTGGCGCTTGCGCGCCTCCTGTCGCCTTTGATCGGACAGCCGCTGTGCCGCCTCGGCCTGATAACCGTCGAGCCCTTGATTGCGCCTCAGCTCACGGCTGATGGTACTCGGGGATCGACCGACCTCCCGGGCTATCTGCCCCTGCGTGTAGCCTAGCTGCTTCAAAGCCGAAATCTGGTATCGTTCCTCTTGAGTCAGTTGCCTGTAGTGCCTCATGTGCATGCCTGTCTGGTCTAGGGGTCAGAGCCGGCCATTCTAGGCGGCAACTGACTCCTCTTCGAGTCCAAGCGTTGCACTTATTCTATGAATTCGCGCGGTTAAAAGAAAAAGCTGATAACCTCTTGAACTAACAACTGAAACGACCTGATATCGGGAAGTGCTCAACCGGATTGATGTCCAAAATAATCCGGTTGATTTTGTTGATCCGTTGGGGCTTCGCACCTGGAGCCTTGGAATTAGTCTGACAGGAGGTCTTGGCTTAGGCGGTGGAGGGGGGATCTTCTTGAATATCGGCCATAATCCGAACAAAGGATTACTGGAAGGCTGGTCTGCGTCACTAACTGGAACCGCAGAAGCTGGCGCTTTTGGTGGTATTGGCGGAGGAACTCAATTTCAATTCACCACAACTGACGCCTGTGATGTCTCGCAACTAACAGGAGAAGGGATGGCCTTCGGACAGGCTGCTGGTGCCGGTATTCAAGGTGGTGTGGAGTATGTAACAAATATGGGCGGCTCAGTAAAAGGGGCAAGCTATTATTTGGGCTTTTGTATGAAGTCAACTGTGACGGTTGACCGAGAAAACCGAAAAACTGGGTTCGAGCAGGGGGAAAACGCCCATGATCAGCGCTAAAAGTTGCAAAAACATCCGGCCAAGGGCGTCGGCCAGCCCTTTCGGGATTCCGTGGCCGAAAAGCGAACGTATTACCAGACCAAGGTTGTAGGCAGCGGCATGGATCAGATAACGTTTGGTGACATTTTCCAGGCCCCGCAAGGTCATCCTCGCCAGGTTGCCGCTGCGCTTGAACAATGCGAAACTCCGCTCGACCAGTTCGGCCCGCAACCGCCCCAGCCGTTTGCCTTCATTGCTTCGGGTGTGACGTGTACAGCTAACCTTCTTTCCAAACAAAAGGATATGGGATAGATTGACCCTGTAGAGAACATTTGGAAAGGAGGCATTTCATGAACGAAGCAGCTGAGGTTAAACTGGCGAAACAGCGGTTAAGCGCCCTGCAACTTGCCGAGGCCCTGGGGAACGTTTCCGAGGCATGCAGACGGCGTGGCATATCCAGGACCCAATTCTACGAGTACAAGCGACGCTTTCAAACCCATGGCCTGGAGGGGCTCAAAGACCTTCCGCAGAGGAGATATCGCAAACGCAAAGAACGCTACTGAATGAGAAGATACCAGACAATCTTCCTACATCGGCAGAAGGTGGCGTGCTCTTTGATGGAAAAGTCATATCTGTTGACATAAATCCTTCGGGCTTATATACGACCTTGTTTGAAGTTGATAGGGTTTTATTCGGTGATTTAAAGGGAGAAAAAAAGTTGTTGTTCGCTCTCCTTCACCTAATAAGACGGGTATTGACTTCAAAAAAGGTGAAACCTATAGGGTCTTCGCTGTTTATCTTGATGGCTCTTATAGAACATGGGATTGGCTAGGTTCTGTCAAAATTGATAATGGAAATCTGGCTAAATAAAACGTGATGTTTTGGGTTCATCTGGCGGCTAAGATTTCCCATCTTAACCGCCTTTTCTGTTTGGGGAGCCCTTGAGGGCGGAAGGGTTGGTCGGGCGGGTGCTGTAATCAGATAGTGGTTGGCGGATTTTGTGCTTCGCTATGTTGCATAAAATTCCTTATGCTTGAATGCGGCGGCGGTAGCCGTACCGAGCTTACTATCGCATTAAACATATTTCGTGCGCCCGACAGAGGCGGCATCCGATGCGCAGCCGCCAGGCATAGCCTGCATAAAAGGATGCCCCAGCTTGATCGGGAGGACATCTCAAATCGGTGTTTTGGGGACAAATAGCATCGGTGCTGACAGCTGTCAACGCCGATTTGAGATGTCCGGTTTCCAACGATGATTCCTCGCTCGGCTGACCGGAGAGAGAAATCCAGGCCTTCGCCGCCCTCGATGGCGTTGCAATAAAGCCGCCCGTGGAGCAGGGGTCAGGCCCCCTCGGGCAACCGGAAGACCTCGAGTTCCGCCTCGAGCCGCTCCGAGACCCCGCGGAGGGTGGCGGCCACCTCGCGCATCGCCTCCGCGTTCCGGGTCATCCTCGCGCTGGCCTCCGCGATGGATTCCGTCATCCTGGCCATCTCCTGGACCTCCCCGTCCGCCTCCTGGGTCCGCCGGCTCACTTCCTGGACCGTGGCCGTCTGTTCCTCCACGGCCGCAGCCACGCTGCCGGCGAGTTCGGCCACGTGGCGCACCTCGCCCACGATCCTTTCCACCGCCTCGGTGCTGGCCCGGGAGTCGGCCTGCAGCTCGTCGACCACCGTCTCGATCTCCTCCACGGATCGGCCGGTCTGCTTGGCGAGTTCCTTCACCTCGTTGGCCACCACGGCGAACCCCTTGCCCATTTCCCCGGCACGTGCCGCCTCGATGGTGGCGTTCAGGGCCAGGAGGTTCGTCTGCTCGGCGATGGCGCCGATGAGTGTGCTCGCCTCCCCGATCTTGACGGCCGACCGGGCCAGTTTCCGGATGATGGCCTCGGCCTCTTCGGCGCCCTGGTCGGCCCGCTGCGAGGCGTCCCGGACCTCTTGGGTATGCCGGGCGATCTCCGTCACCGTGGCGGTCATCTCTTCCATGGCGGCGGCCACCCCGGAGACGCTGGCGCTGGCTTGCTCCGAGGACCCGCGCACCTGCCGGGCCTGGTCCGCAGCCTCGGCGGCGGCCGCCGCCACCTCGGCCGCCGCGTCATGGACACCGCCTCCCTGCCGGGCCACGTCACCGGATGCGGCCTTGATGGCCGAGAAGAAGCGCCGGAGGGACTCCAGTGCATGGTTGACGGCCCGTGCCACCTGGGCCATCTCGTCACGGCCGCCCGCGGGGAGGTCCCGGCTGAAATCCCCCTCGGCGACCTGCTCCAGGCCGACCAGGATGTCGTGAATGGGCCGGGAGACCGCCCGCGCCACCC
Protein-coding regions in this window:
- a CDS encoding RHS repeat domain-containing protein yields the protein YDPAAGRYLTPDPIGLAGGINRYAYVQNDPLRFIDPLGLAYFAKRPLSGMSWMGPGSCNSIDDFFNTEISHEQLFFEDGKSPSNIGFFDDGTLKSEPNPTGYRCRSGKYNDCIMRKAFANVGPLPSYCLIGRNCQTWAERVREEYARLAQDPQVQKECQECKQ
- a CDS encoding RHS repeat domain-containing protein, which translates into the protein MQADQLGTPRMLVDATGVVTWRAEYEAFGLAQIEIEVVGNNLRFPGQYFDQETGLHYNWHRYYDPAAGRYLTPDPIGLAGGINLFAYVQNNPVNFTDPYGLWPFGLPGKSDALKNGSSWVDYYLPGMDKTQQQKIVNEVVDELGWKDVKNGLNKFGKDFQPPTPDQLKDLTSDQKKIIDDFFNRIDVPGDIKNRIHDLLYPEINDQGTCPN
- a CDS encoding RHS repeat-associated core domain-containing protein, which encodes MRYDYAAFGARRRHGGRVRQALVFPGQYLDEETGLHYNWHRYYDPAAGRYLTPDPLGLAGGINLYAYAQNNPVNFVDPSGEFIATGTVAFLYYVAVPVAVRYGPTLYRVAQSAYLQYAPNINLFAKRLYDLEGPEGPSFLSRSYELIKEAEEKVNKWISSESECSQK
- a CDS encoding CPBP family intramembrane glutamic endopeptidase, whose product is MFGLVVTTIKIVQQCIVLEPIYQRLVDSLSLSLASFFLIKRYPLEEKICLFDKYRIKILIKYGLPFGLSVAVLNFPYSYVYNGGTISPKAFIDPQQHYVFILFFLFFAVFVSPIMEELFIRGCLFRILRTKFSFFVSTLASTCLFVFLHNISSQYQFIRLFIISLMLTFCYEFSKTLTASMIAHSIGNGIWYVMIYGHMYGII
- a CDS encoding RHS repeat-associated core domain-containing protein, which gives rise to MTKISGSFVWHRYYDPQTGRYLTPDPLGLAGGINRYAYVQNDPVNVIDPLGLWTFTYSADGHAPTGPWPVAAGGTASSKLVNPLDASGKLESRGVTPEATAGVWADIGVSAGVGDLSGTGNQAGPTVGIGAGRYGGIQFTLRREFDESRSWYDPLRYLDGVSVGLGIGLGLPVNVTVPLESNCLK
- a CDS encoding RHS repeat-associated core domain-containing protein, coding for MRYDYAAFGARRRHGGRVRQALVFPGQYLDEETGLHYNWHRYYDPATGRYLTPDPVGLAGGINLYAYVQNDPVNAVDPMGLATWTGYLHVVAGGEVFGGGLLTGGLKSVSPDGKVTTVAIIAPLVGVTAGLPASTTGGKVTFETPGTANPNDFSGYVSFLSANAGLVTTGGMSSIMIGNAISDGPFSFQFGFDASTSGFMGWSFPISGGCK
- a CDS encoding IS30 family transposase — protein: MRHYRQLTQEERYQISALKQLGYTQGQIAREVGRSPSTISRELRRNQGLDGYQAEAAQRLSDQRRQEARKRHKRIPELIAWIEARLREDWSPEQIAGYARAAGYPLVSHEWIYRHIQRDQEAGGDLYKHLRHQRKRYRKRYGSPERRGRIIDRVGIEERPAVVEERARIGDWEGDTVRGKRQSSLVTLVERKSRQVVIQKVNRATAEQTAAAIIDRLSAVASQVETITFDNGKEFAYHARVAEALDCKVYFARPYHSWERGANENMNGLIRQYFPKGTNFDQVTDEEVAEVERKLNMRPRKCLGYQAPIEVFCDSA
- a CDS encoding transposase, coding for MFGKKVSCTRHTRSNEGKRLGRLRAELVERSFALFKRSGNLARMTLRGLENVTKRYLIHAAAYNLGLVIRSLFGHGIPKGLADALGRMFLQLLALIMGVFPLLEPSFSVFSVNRHS
- a CDS encoding helix-turn-helix domain-containing protein — encoded protein: MNEAAEVKLAKQRLSALQLAEALGNVSEACRRRGISRTQFYEYKRRFQTHGLEGLKDLPQRRYRKRKERY
- a CDS encoding methyl-accepting chemotaxis protein: MKIWQKIGIGFAAVSLVNLLNLGVMYVLQHRADAYGERAATARRLLEAEKEAVSALIRWKVNVLADLLNESAPEVELDPAACPLGRFLASVQARDGEERELLDGIRRHHAAMHRGAAGLRRLFAGGGEVDADDVAEVYNEAVHRPSREVLARLGRLDDFYSRRALALQGDARRQVSHLKAFGLAANGAALVMAVAFGLWVARAVSRPIHDILVGLEQVAEGDFSRDLPAGGRDEMAQVARAVNHALESLRRFFSAIKAASGDVARQGGGVHDAAAEVAAAAAEAADQARQVRGSSEQASASVSGVAAAMEEMTATVTEIARHTQEVRDASQRADQGAEEAEAIIRKLARSAVKIGEASTLIGAIAEQTNLLALNATIEAARAGEMGKGFAVVANEVKELAKQTGRSVEEIETVVDELQADSRASTEAVERIVGEVRHVAELAGSVAAAVEEQTATVQEVSRRTQEADGEVQEMARMTESIAEASARMTRNAEAMREVAATLRGVSERLEAELEVFRLPEGA